The genomic segment AGATTTATCTTGTTAACAAGACTCCGTACTTTGGGTATCTGGACACCGCCTTTGCTGTAAAGGATCTCCCCGCCTACCAGGCAGGAGGTTACGGCGCTCCTGGCAAGGCACTGCTTGGGGTATTTACGGTGACGAAGCCTGATCGTGGCGGCAATCCCACCAGTACCTGGAAAATCATTCCGGCACCCGGCGTTGCCAAGAAAGACGGCGATGTGGTCATGGCCAATGACAATGTTTTGCTTATGAATGTATACACGGACGCGCTTCGGCCGGACAATGGTGGCTACCTGGATACCATGGGGTATTTTACGGATGTTCCTATATTCAAAAACGGAACAAACAAGCGGGACATAACCAACGTTTTCACGACGGTAAAGCCAAATCGAGATACGATGTCCTCTGTGTGGAAGATTACTCCCGGACGATAAAAGCTTGCCGATGCTTCTGGGTTAATTGAATGAATTTGTATGGTTATATTTTACAATAACTCGATTTAAAGGAGGTGGGAGCGGTGGACATCATGCCGCGCTCATCTCCTTTAAAAATATTTCCTGGGACCGAATGTGGTTGGATGAAAACATACGCTATTTAAATTAAAGTTAGGTTTTAAAGACCCACACACCTTTTGGACAAATGGGTCATATGAAGAATGGCGTCTCAGGGGGTTGGTTCCGGCGACTGGTGGCACTTTTCCGGCTGAATGGACGCAATTGCCGCCATTGATCCCTTGACGGGTCTGTGTGCCGTTCAGAAATACTTTCAATCCTGACCTCACACGGTCGTTCCCCTGCGTCAACCTTAGGATCTTGGGCCGGTAGGGCACGCCCACCCGTTGCCGCCGGTGATGCCCCACGGTCACCATTGGACCTGCGCCGTCTGGCGCTAGAATGGTCCCCTTATGGCAGGTCATAGCAAGTGGTCGCAGATCAAGCGCAAGAAAGGCGCCAACGACAAGAAACGCAGCGCGATGTACAGCAAGCACATCCGCGCCATCGGGGCGGCGGTCCGGTCGGGCGGCAGCGGTGACCCGGCCGGCAACCTGGGCCTCAAGAACGCCATCGCTGCGGCCAAGGCCGACACCGTGCCGGTGGACAACATCGAGAACGCCATCAAGCGGGCGCTGGGCGCCGAGGCAGGGGCCGCCGAGTTCAAGGAAGTGACCTACGAGGGCTACGGTCCCGGCGGCACGGCCATCTTCATCGAGGCCCTGACCGACAACGTGAACCGCACGGTGGCCGACATCCGCGCGGTGTTCAACAAGCGCGGCGGCAGCCTGGGCAACAGCGGCAGCGTGGCGTGGCAGTTTGAGAAAAAGGGCGTGCTGCTGGTGCGGGACACCGCCGAAACCGTGCAGGAACTCGCCATCGAGCACGGCGCCGAGGACATTCAGGAATCTGAGGACGGCCTGGAGATCAGCACCGGCCCCGCCGACCTGTACGCCGTGCAGGACGCCCTGACCGGCGCGGGCTACGAGGTCGAGAGCGCCGAGGTGAGCATGGTCCCCAGCAACACCGTGGCCGTGGACGCGGCGGACGCCCGCAAGCTGCTCGCGGTGATTGACGCGCTCGAAGAGCTGGACGACGTGCAGAACGTGTACTCTAACGCCGATCTGCCGGAGGACGTGGAGGCCTGACGGTCCAGCCCCCAGCAGGAGGCGTGGAGTGCCGTTACGACATCCACGCCTCCTGCGGCCTCCGCCGCTACAGCACGTCGTTTACAGCACCAGCGCGCGCGCGTTTCCGCCCAGCCGGTCCCACAGGGTAAAGGCCGCACGTGCGCCGGGGCGGATGATGCCCTCGTCGTCCCAGCCGGCGGCAAGGGCCGGGCCACGGGTATGCGCCCACAGCACGTCTTCCTCGGTCATGGCCTCGTTCGGGGCCAGTTTGTTTCCGCCGTCATCCACGCGGCTCACGGCGGCGGCAAAGCTCGCGCGCGGGTCGGGGGCGGCCACCGGAGCGTCGCTGCCGAAGGCGAGGATGGCCCCGGCGTCCAT from the Deinococcus aerophilus genome contains:
- a CDS encoding YebC/PmpR family DNA-binding transcriptional regulator translates to MAGHSKWSQIKRKKGANDKKRSAMYSKHIRAIGAAVRSGGSGDPAGNLGLKNAIAAAKADTVPVDNIENAIKRALGAEAGAAEFKEVTYEGYGPGGTAIFIEALTDNVNRTVADIRAVFNKRGGSLGNSGSVAWQFEKKGVLLVRDTAETVQELAIEHGAEDIQESEDGLEISTGPADLYAVQDALTGAGYEVESAEVSMVPSNTVAVDAADARKLLAVIDALEELDDVQNVYSNADLPEDVEA